A single Silvibacterium dinghuense DNA region contains:
- a CDS encoding helix-turn-helix domain-containing protein, whose translation MPIQRDIYPNLKLRMYTSGVRQNRLAKMVGIDEAHLSKIVNGFREPSPDLRTQIAEILHCDPEWLFQKVLLSEESPEFHPQTWPPSK comes from the coding sequence GTGCCTATCCAACGCGACATATACCCAAATTTGAAGCTGCGTATGTATACGAGCGGTGTCCGTCAGAACCGTCTTGCCAAGATGGTGGGGATCGATGAGGCCCACCTCAGTAAGATTGTGAACGGATTCCGTGAACCTAGCCCGGATTTGCGTACGCAGATTGCAGAAATCCTGCACTGCGATCCCGAATGGCTTTTTCAGAAGGTTCTGCTCAGTGAAGAGAGCCCGGAATTTCATCCTCAAACCTGGCCACCAAGCAAGTAG
- a CDS encoding UpxY family transcription antiterminator, with amino-acid sequence MDIHANSPFASSWFALQTRYRYEERIASELKAKGFESYLPTLRETHQWKDRKKVMDVPAFGGYIFARFEPSLQNRVRVLETAGVVKLLGNHGRPEPVPESEISSLRLALTSGAECDRHPCVEIGTPVKVRSGMLAGVEGRVVRIANQVKILVNISSVCQAIAVEVHLDDIDLLETSNATPAALVN; translated from the coding sequence ATGGACATTCATGCCAACTCCCCTTTTGCTTCTTCGTGGTTCGCTCTTCAGACCCGGTATCGCTACGAGGAACGCATTGCCAGTGAACTCAAAGCCAAGGGCTTTGAAAGCTATCTGCCCACTCTGCGGGAAACGCATCAGTGGAAGGATCGCAAGAAGGTCATGGACGTGCCCGCTTTCGGCGGCTACATCTTCGCCCGTTTCGAGCCCTCCCTGCAGAACCGGGTACGGGTACTTGAGACGGCGGGCGTAGTCAAGCTGCTGGGCAACCACGGACGCCCTGAACCGGTTCCGGAGAGCGAGATCTCTTCCCTGCGGCTGGCTCTGACCAGCGGCGCGGAGTGCGACCGTCATCCCTGTGTCGAGATTGGCACGCCGGTGAAGGTTCGCAGCGGCATGCTGGCCGGAGTCGAAGGACGAGTCGTACGCATTGCCAACCAGGTCAAGATCCTGGTGAATATCAGCTCGGTCTGCCAGGCCATCGCCGTCGAAGTTCACCTGGACGACATCGATCTGCTCGAAACAAGCAACGCAACCCCTGCAGCCCTGGTGAACTGA